One segment of Gilliamella sp. ESL0441 DNA contains the following:
- the rlmB gene encoding 23S rRNA (guanosine(2251)-2'-O)-methyltransferase RlmB, with amino-acid sequence MSETVYGIHAIEALLTRAPERIIEVYIAKGREDKRLNSLVHEIEQLGLIVKITHRQWLDDKSKNGVHQGILAVVKPCRGYQENDIPLLMEQQPNPVILILDGVTDPHNLGACIRTADAAGVNFIIVPKDRSAPLNSTAQKVACGAAESIPVVRVTNLARTMRMLQDEYRVWIVGTAGEAERTLYQTDFYKSSTSIPLALVMGAEGEGMRRLTKEHCDELVSIPMAGIVSSLNVSVATGVCLFEIVRQKNK; translated from the coding sequence ATGAGTGAAACAGTTTATGGTATTCATGCTATCGAAGCACTATTAACACGTGCTCCTGAAAGAATTATTGAGGTTTACATCGCTAAAGGGCGAGAAGATAAACGTCTTAATAGTCTTGTGCATGAAATAGAGCAACTTGGTTTAATCGTTAAAATAACCCACCGCCAGTGGTTAGATGACAAATCTAAAAATGGTGTACATCAAGGTATTTTAGCTGTAGTAAAACCTTGTCGTGGTTATCAGGAAAATGATATTCCATTATTGATGGAACAGCAACCCAATCCCGTTATTTTGATTTTAGATGGCGTGACAGATCCGCATAATCTTGGCGCCTGCATCAGAACAGCAGACGCAGCAGGGGTTAATTTTATTATAGTCCCGAAAGATCGTTCGGCTCCGCTTAATTCGACGGCACAAAAAGTAGCTTGTGGAGCCGCTGAAAGTATCCCTGTTGTTCGGGTTACCAATTTAGCGCGTACCATGCGAATGTTACAAGATGAGTATCGCGTGTGGATTGTGGGCACGGCTGGAGAAGCAGAACGTACACTTTATCAAACTGACTTTTACAAATCATCAACGAGTATTCCATTGGCTTTGGTTATGGGCGCAGAAGGGGAAGGAATGCGACGATTAACCAAAGAACATTGTGATGAATTGGTCAGTATTCCAATGGCGGGAATTGTGTCTTCGCTTAATGTCTCGGTAGCAACGGGCGTTTGCTTATTTGAGATAGTCAGACAAAAAAATAAATAA
- a CDS encoding catalase, whose amino-acid sequence MSEKKALTTNNGAPIADNQNSRTAGPRGPVLIDDYQLIEKLAQFNRENIPERRVHAKGSGAHGTFTVTNDITQYTYASIFAKVGKQTPVFARFSTVGGERGSSDTARDPRGFSVKFYTDQGNWDIVGNNTPVFFIRDTLKFPDFIHTQKRDPKTNLKDPQMMWDFWSLSPESLHQVTILFSDRGIPDGFRHMHGFGSHTYSIINKDNVRTWVKWHFRTEQGIKNIHPKKAAELDGSNPDSAQEDLFNAIERGDYPKWRLYMQVMTEEQANHHPENPFDVTKVWSQKQYPLIEVGVMELNRNPENYFAEVEQAAFEPSNVVPGTGLSPDKMLQGRIFAYADAHRYRIGTNYQQLPINAPKCPVHNYQRDGAMRFYTPDNAPNYEPNSVDSAPKQQPQYAEPPMHVPAGTMDRHDHRVDDDYYSQPRALFNLMNPDQKQLLIDNIVGSMKNVDRDIQIRQLKHFYKVHPDYGSGIANGLGIEIDLIKS is encoded by the coding sequence ATGTCAGAAAAAAAAGCCTTAACCACCAACAATGGAGCACCAATAGCCGATAATCAAAATTCCCGTACCGCTGGTCCTCGTGGCCCTGTGTTAATTGATGACTATCAGCTTATTGAGAAACTTGCACAATTTAATCGTGAAAACATTCCTGAAAGACGTGTACATGCCAAGGGTTCAGGTGCGCACGGTACGTTTACCGTGACTAATGATATCACTCAATATACTTATGCCAGTATTTTTGCCAAAGTGGGGAAACAAACTCCCGTATTTGCCCGATTTTCTACTGTTGGTGGGGAACGTGGTTCATCCGATACAGCTCGTGATCCAAGAGGATTTTCCGTAAAATTTTATACCGATCAAGGTAACTGGGATATTGTAGGTAATAATACACCAGTATTTTTTATACGTGATACCCTCAAATTTCCAGATTTTATTCATACCCAAAAACGTGATCCCAAAACCAACTTAAAAGATCCACAAATGATGTGGGATTTTTGGTCTTTATCACCAGAATCACTCCACCAAGTCACCATCCTCTTCTCTGACCGTGGTATTCCTGACGGTTTCAGGCATATGCATGGTTTTGGTAGTCATACTTACAGTATTATTAATAAAGATAATGTTCGGACGTGGGTTAAATGGCATTTTAGAACTGAACAAGGCATTAAAAATATCCATCCTAAAAAAGCAGCCGAATTAGATGGGAGTAATCCAGATTCAGCCCAAGAAGACTTATTTAATGCGATTGAACGCGGTGACTATCCTAAATGGCGCCTTTACATGCAAGTAATGACTGAAGAACAAGCCAATCATCATCCCGAAAACCCTTTTGATGTCACAAAAGTGTGGTCACAAAAACAGTATCCATTAATTGAAGTGGGCGTAATGGAACTTAATCGTAATCCAGAAAACTATTTTGCTGAAGTTGAACAAGCCGCATTTGAACCAAGTAATGTCGTGCCTGGAACGGGGTTATCGCCAGATAAGATGTTACAAGGGCGAATTTTTGCGTATGCCGATGCACACCGTTATCGTATAGGCACAAACTACCAACAATTACCAATCAATGCGCCGAAATGTCCGGTACACAATTATCAACGTGACGGAGCAATGCGCTTTTATACACCAGATAATGCGCCTAATTACGAGCCAAATAGTGTTGATAGCGCACCTAAACAACAACCACAATATGCTGAGCCACCGATGCATGTGCCTGCGGGTACAATGGATAGGCATGATCATCGTGTTGACGATGATTATTATTCACAGCCACGCGCATTATTCAATTTGATGAATCCCGATCAAAAACAGCTATTGATTGATAATATTGTCGGTTCAATGAAAAATGTTGATCGTGATATCCAAATTAGGCAGCTTAAGCATTTTTATAAAGTCCACCCTGATTATGGTTCAGGGATTGCCAATGGGTTAGGAATTGAAATCGATCTTATCAAAAGTTAG
- the rnr gene encoding ribonuclease R, translating to MINDPFYEREAQKYDSPIASRELILDYLTKEAKPASLEKIAQAVSIKNEEQKEALHRRLRAMERDGQVVFTRRKCYALPEKLDMVKGKVIAHRDGFGFLRVEGKPEDYFLSPEQMKKVLQGDVILAQPLSNQYRGKTEARVVRILEPRSNLIVGRYFIEQGVGFVVPDDSRLNFDILITGKPKRTVRMGAVVVVELQQRPERRQKAVGIIKEVLGEIMGTNLAIDIALRNHEIPYEFPKAVEKEVSKFGDEVPEKAKKGRKDLRDLPLVTIDGEDARDFDDAVYCQKNRGGGYRLWVAIADVSYYVRPDKALDKEACLRGTSVYFPSRVVPMLPEALSNGLCSLNPQVDRLCLVCEMTISNKGRLTGYQFYDAVMNSHARLTYTKVAKILDGDEELRQHYHDLVPHLENLYGLYKVLDKSRITRGAIGFESEEPKFIFNADKRIESIELAQRNDAHKIIEECMILANVAAAKLVIEAEVPALFRVHDRPDEERMNNLRSILQELGLSLGGGINPKSKDIAELMLAIEDRIDSDMLQTVILRSMKQAIYDPENRGHFGLALEEYGHFTSPIRRYPDLLLHRTIKWILANEQHKTSKTGGHRYTVNEMLYFGEHCSLTERRADEAVRDVVDWLKCDYMQDHVGEVFNGTISSVVNFGFFVRLDDLFIDGLVHVSSLENDYYIYDASRNRLIGENTHYSYRLGDKVSVKVENVNPEERKIDFALVSSNNKPKRQGKTAKTKAKQLNDKNDKDVASTKKRKNKKSVVSGSVKKKVKATNKNKGKRKKVDKNATKIASTSTSKTAKSKKVKSKK from the coding sequence ATGATAAACGATCCATTTTATGAACGAGAAGCGCAGAAATATGATTCTCCGATAGCCAGTCGTGAGTTAATTTTAGATTACCTTACCAAAGAGGCGAAACCTGCTAGCTTAGAAAAAATTGCTCAAGCCGTTTCTATCAAAAATGAAGAACAAAAAGAAGCATTACATCGTCGCTTGCGTGCAATGGAACGCGATGGTCAAGTCGTGTTCACTCGCCGTAAATGTTATGCACTTCCTGAAAAGTTAGATATGGTTAAGGGGAAGGTGATTGCACACCGTGATGGTTTTGGCTTTTTACGTGTTGAAGGAAAACCTGAAGATTACTTTTTATCGCCAGAACAGATGAAAAAAGTCTTACAAGGTGATGTGATTTTAGCCCAACCACTGAGTAACCAATATCGCGGAAAAACAGAAGCACGTGTTGTGCGTATTTTAGAGCCCCGCAGTAATTTAATTGTTGGTCGCTACTTTATTGAACAAGGCGTTGGATTTGTGGTGCCGGATGATAGTCGCTTAAATTTTGATATTTTAATCACTGGTAAACCGAAACGCACTGTACGCATGGGAGCGGTCGTCGTTGTTGAGTTACAACAACGCCCTGAACGTCGCCAAAAAGCGGTCGGTATCATTAAAGAAGTCCTTGGCGAAATCATGGGCACAAACTTAGCCATTGATATTGCACTTCGTAATCATGAAATCCCATATGAATTTCCTAAAGCTGTTGAAAAAGAGGTGAGTAAATTCGGTGATGAAGTGCCTGAAAAAGCTAAAAAAGGACGTAAAGATCTACGGGATCTACCTTTAGTCACCATTGATGGTGAAGATGCACGTGATTTTGATGATGCCGTGTATTGCCAAAAAAATCGTGGTGGAGGTTATAGATTATGGGTGGCAATAGCTGATGTTAGCTATTACGTCAGACCCGATAAAGCACTTGATAAAGAAGCTTGCTTACGTGGTACATCAGTCTATTTTCCTTCTCGTGTCGTGCCGATGTTGCCAGAAGCGTTATCAAATGGTCTTTGTTCGCTTAATCCACAGGTAGATAGACTATGTTTAGTTTGTGAGATGACCATATCAAACAAAGGTCGTTTGACCGGTTATCAATTTTACGACGCTGTGATGAACTCACATGCAAGATTGACTTACACCAAAGTTGCAAAAATTTTAGATGGTGATGAAGAACTCCGTCAACATTATCATGATTTAGTGCCACATTTAGAAAACTTATATGGTTTATACAAAGTATTGGATAAGTCGAGAATTACTCGTGGAGCGATTGGTTTTGAATCGGAAGAACCGAAATTTATTTTTAATGCTGATAAACGGATCGAAAGTATTGAGTTAGCGCAACGTAATGATGCACATAAGATTATTGAAGAGTGTATGATTTTAGCTAATGTTGCAGCGGCAAAACTGGTGATTGAGGCCGAAGTACCTGCTTTGTTTCGTGTTCATGATCGTCCAGATGAAGAGCGAATGAATAACTTACGTAGCATCTTACAAGAACTAGGATTATCGTTAGGTGGCGGTATTAATCCAAAATCAAAAGATATTGCCGAATTGATGCTAGCGATAGAAGATCGAATTGATAGTGATATGTTACAGACAGTTATTTTACGATCGATGAAACAAGCGATTTATGATCCAGAAAATCGGGGTCATTTTGGGCTTGCACTTGAAGAGTATGGCCATTTTACCTCGCCAATTCGACGTTATCCGGATTTACTGTTACATCGAACCATTAAGTGGATATTAGCCAATGAACAGCATAAAACCAGTAAGACAGGAGGGCATCGTTATACCGTTAACGAAATGCTCTATTTTGGCGAACATTGTTCACTGACTGAGCGTCGAGCCGATGAGGCTGTGCGTGATGTGGTTGATTGGCTCAAGTGTGATTATATGCAAGATCATGTGGGTGAAGTCTTTAATGGTACCATATCAAGTGTTGTGAACTTCGGGTTTTTTGTCAGATTAGATGATCTGTTTATAGACGGTCTGGTACATGTTTCATCGCTTGAGAATGATTATTATATTTATGACGCTTCACGAAATCGTTTAATTGGTGAAAATACCCATTACAGTTACCGTTTAGGTGATAAAGTTAGCGTTAAAGTAGAAAATGTTAATCCTGAAGAAAGAAAAATTGATTTTGCCTTGGTCAGTAGTAATAATAAGCCTAAACGGCAAGGCAAAACCGCAAAAACTAAGGCTAAACAGCTAAATGATAAAAATGATAAGGATGTTGCGTCGACTAAAAAGCGTAAAAATAAAAAATCGGTAGTGAGTGGCAGCGTTAAAAAAAAGGTCAAAGCGACAAATAAAAATAAAGGAAAGCGCAAAAAGGTAGATAAAAATGCGACTAAAATCGCCTCGACATCAACAAGTAAAACGGCTAAAAGTAAGAAAGTAAAGAGTAAAAAATAG
- the purD gene encoding phosphoribosylamine--glycine ligase: protein MKVLIIGSGGREHALAWKVAQSPLVTKVFVAPGNAGTALEPNIENIDIKANDLDGLLNFAQLQQIDLTVVGPENPLVLGVVDSFQKAGLKIFGPTKSAAQLEGSKAFTKDFLARHHIPTAEYQNFTEIEPALAYLRKKGAPIVVKADGLAAGKGVIVAMTQKEAEDAVRDMLAGNAFGDAGHRVVIEEFLAGEEASFIVMVDGKHVEPMATSQDHKRVGDGDTGLNTGGMGAYSPAPVVTDEVFTKVMEQIIYPTVNGMAQEGNVYVGFLYAGLMIDKQGNPKVIEFNCRFGDPETQPIMMRMQSDLVELCLAAVNGKLDTVKSKWDPRPALGVVMAAGGYPADYNTQDVITGLPVESTDDCKIFHAGTCLEKGRVYTNGGRVLCVTALGNTVLEAQQRAYQQVDKIHWHGCFYRHDIGYRAIEREKNTQ from the coding sequence ATGAAAGTATTAATTATCGGTAGTGGTGGACGTGAACATGCTTTAGCTTGGAAAGTGGCACAATCACCACTCGTTACAAAAGTGTTTGTTGCACCAGGTAATGCAGGTACTGCACTGGAACCTAATATAGAAAACATTGATATCAAAGCGAATGATCTTGATGGTTTACTCAATTTTGCTCAGCTCCAGCAAATAGACTTAACCGTTGTTGGTCCCGAAAATCCGTTAGTGTTAGGCGTGGTTGATAGCTTTCAAAAGGCAGGATTAAAAATCTTTGGTCCTACTAAATCAGCAGCGCAACTCGAGGGTTCAAAAGCATTTACTAAAGACTTTTTAGCACGACATCATATTCCTACTGCTGAATATCAAAATTTCACTGAAATTGAGCCTGCACTTGCTTATCTCAGAAAAAAAGGCGCTCCAATTGTCGTTAAAGCTGATGGACTTGCAGCCGGTAAAGGGGTGATTGTTGCCATGACTCAAAAAGAAGCAGAAGATGCCGTTCGTGACATGCTAGCCGGTAATGCATTTGGTGATGCTGGTCATCGTGTGGTTATTGAAGAGTTTTTAGCGGGAGAAGAAGCCAGTTTTATTGTTATGGTTGACGGTAAGCATGTCGAGCCAATGGCAACAAGTCAAGATCATAAGCGAGTCGGAGACGGTGATACGGGGCTCAATACGGGGGGAATGGGCGCTTACTCTCCGGCCCCTGTTGTGACAGACGAAGTCTTTACCAAAGTCATGGAACAAATCATCTATCCAACTGTAAATGGCATGGCACAAGAAGGCAATGTTTATGTTGGCTTTTTGTATGCAGGATTAATGATTGATAAACAGGGTAACCCCAAAGTAATTGAATTTAATTGTCGCTTTGGTGATCCTGAAACACAGCCGATTATGATGCGTATGCAATCAGATTTAGTTGAATTGTGTCTAGCTGCTGTAAATGGCAAATTAGATACGGTGAAATCTAAATGGGATCCAAGACCTGCCCTTGGCGTGGTGATGGCTGCAGGCGGATATCCTGCTGATTATAATACTCAAGACGTTATAACAGGCTTACCAGTTGAATCAACTGATGATTGTAAAATTTTTCATGCAGGCACGTGTTTGGAAAAAGGTCGGGTTTATACTAATGGTGGACGCGTGCTTTGTGTTACCGCTTTAGGAAATACAGTACTGGAAGCTCAGCAACGTGCTTATCAGCAAGTTGATAAAATTCATTGGCATGGCTGTTTTTATCGTCATGATATCGGTTATCGCGCCATTGAACGTGAAAAAAACACTCAATAG
- the purH gene encoding bifunctional phosphoribosylaminoimidazolecarboxamide formyltransferase/IMP cyclohydrolase — protein MQQFRPIHRALLSVSDKTGIIEFAQALHQRNVELLSTGGTAKLLMKHNIPVIEVSDYTGFPEMMEGRVKTLHPKIHGGILGRRGLDDDVMHQHQIAPIDMVVVNLYPFADTVAKSDCRLEDVVENIDIGGPTMVRAAAKNHQDVAIVVDYKDYEPIIELMDQQHNSLSYPYRFNLAIKAFEHTAKYDGMIANYFGQLVPPYYGETDKVSGQFPRTLNLQFIKKQDMRYGENAHQKAAFYIDEDINDASIATAKQLQGKALSYNNIADADAALECVKSFDEPACVIVKHANPCGVAVSDTIFNAYLNAFKTDPTSAFGGIIAFNRPLDAKTATMIVENQFVEVIIAPSINQDALAITQTKQNVRILACGQWSQTPNCRLDFKRVNGGLLVQEHDVDMVIENQLTVVTKRQPTDKELSDALFCWKVAKFVKSNAIVYAKDNMTIGIGAGQMSRVYSAKIAGIKAQDENLEVAGCVVASDAFFPFRDGIDAAAKVGVTCVIQPGGSIRDDEVIQAANEHNFAMIFTNMRHFRH, from the coding sequence ATGCAGCAGTTTCGTCCTATTCATCGTGCTTTACTAAGCGTCTCTGACAAAACCGGTATTATCGAATTTGCCCAAGCTCTTCATCAACGAAACGTTGAACTTCTTTCAACGGGTGGTACCGCTAAATTGCTTATGAAACACAATATTCCCGTCATTGAGGTTTCAGACTATACCGGATTTCCTGAGATGATGGAGGGAAGAGTCAAAACGCTTCATCCTAAAATTCATGGCGGAATTTTAGGGCGGCGAGGTTTAGATGATGATGTGATGCATCAACATCAAATTGCACCTATTGATATGGTCGTGGTTAACTTGTATCCCTTTGCTGACACAGTCGCTAAATCAGATTGCCGTTTAGAAGATGTCGTTGAAAATATTGATATCGGTGGACCTACCATGGTGCGTGCAGCGGCTAAAAATCATCAAGATGTTGCTATTGTTGTTGATTACAAGGACTATGAGCCAATCATTGAATTGATGGATCAACAACACAATTCCCTTAGCTACCCATATCGTTTTAATTTAGCAATTAAAGCTTTTGAACACACAGCTAAATATGATGGAATGATTGCCAATTATTTTGGGCAATTAGTGCCGCCTTATTATGGTGAAACCGACAAAGTGTCTGGACAATTTCCACGAACATTGAATCTTCAATTTATCAAAAAACAGGATATGCGTTATGGTGAAAATGCACATCAAAAAGCGGCTTTTTATATTGATGAAGATATAAACGACGCATCGATTGCGACCGCTAAACAGCTACAAGGTAAAGCACTCTCTTATAACAATATTGCGGATGCGGATGCCGCACTTGAATGCGTTAAATCGTTTGATGAACCTGCGTGTGTGATTGTTAAACACGCTAATCCTTGTGGAGTAGCTGTGAGTGATACCATTTTTAATGCTTACTTAAATGCGTTTAAAACCGATCCAACGTCTGCCTTTGGTGGGATTATTGCCTTTAATCGTCCTTTAGATGCAAAAACGGCAACCATGATTGTAGAAAACCAATTTGTCGAAGTGATTATAGCACCGTCAATCAATCAAGATGCGCTTGCTATTACTCAAACTAAACAAAATGTACGCATCTTAGCGTGTGGTCAATGGTCGCAAACACCCAATTGCCGTTTAGATTTCAAACGAGTAAATGGTGGACTGTTAGTTCAGGAACATGATGTGGATATGGTCATCGAAAATCAATTAACGGTGGTGACCAAACGACAACCCACTGACAAAGAACTATCCGATGCACTGTTTTGCTGGAAAGTGGCAAAGTTTGTTAAATCCAATGCCATTGTTTATGCCAAAGACAACATGACCATTGGAATTGGAGCAGGACAAATGAGTCGTGTTTATTCGGCTAAAATAGCTGGTATTAAAGCGCAAGATGAAAATTTAGAAGTAGCAGGCTGTGTGGTCGCATCTGATGCATTTTTTCCATTTAGAGACGGCATTGATGCGGCGGCTAAAGTAGGGGTAACTTGCGTGATTCAACCCGGCGGCTCTATTCGTGATGATGAAGTTATTCAAGCAGCTAATGAACATAATTTTGCAATGATTTTTACTAATATGCGTCATTTTAGACATTAA
- the zapA gene encoding cell division protein ZapA yields METQAVTIQIFGRTLKFNCPVDEVDALNNAAKDLESRLTKLREKSPQVGSDQLIMTAALNISYELTKEKEKSDQFSGRLKLLQQLLDSALTTNSESF; encoded by the coding sequence ATGGAAACTCAAGCTGTCACTATTCAAATTTTTGGACGAACATTAAAATTTAATTGTCCAGTTGATGAAGTTGACGCACTAAATAATGCCGCAAAAGATCTTGAATCACGTTTAACAAAATTACGTGAAAAATCACCTCAAGTTGGTAGTGATCAATTGATCATGACTGCGGCACTAAATATTTCTTATGAACTCACAAAAGAAAAAGAAAAAAGTGATCAATTTAGTGGTCGATTAAAATTATTACAACAATTGCTTGATTCAGCTTTAACAACGAACAGTGAATCATTTTAA
- a CDS encoding 5-formyltetrahydrofolate cyclo-ligase, translating into MNIRQIIRQKRRQLSHHERAMAQQLVYQKIANHSAIHQASNIAIFLSFDGEIETKPIIEYLWQQNKSVYLPIIHPFVSTHLLFIQYTPNSQLIKNKYGILEPVLNVLDVIPYQKLDIVFTPLVAFDNRGYRLGMGGGFYDRLLANYKADQILPIGLGFACQKVQRLQNQPWDIQLPEIIYA; encoded by the coding sequence ATGAATATCCGTCAGATTATTCGTCAAAAGAGGCGCCAATTATCTCATCATGAACGTGCAATGGCACAGCAATTAGTCTATCAAAAAATAGCTAATCATTCTGCGATTCATCAAGCAAGTAATATAGCCATATTTTTATCTTTTGATGGCGAAATCGAAACAAAACCTATTATTGAATACTTGTGGCAACAAAATAAATCTGTCTATTTACCTATTATCCATCCTTTTGTGTCCACTCATTTACTTTTTATTCAATACACTCCTAACAGTCAATTAATCAAAAATAAGTACGGTATACTTGAACCTGTTTTAAATGTATTAGATGTCATTCCCTATCAAAAATTGGATATTGTTTTCACCCCTTTAGTTGCATTCGATAATCGAGGTTATCGTCTGGGAATGGGGGGAGGATTTTATGATCGCTTGCTAGCTAATTATAAAGCAGACCAAATTTTACCTATTGGTTTAGGTTTTGCCTGCCAAAAAGTTCAGCGGCTTCAAAATCAGCCATGGGATATACAATTACCCGAAATTATTTATGCCTAA
- the dxs gene encoding 1-deoxy-D-xylulose-5-phosphate synthase, whose translation MKMNLDNYPLLRQINSPVDLRRYPLSQLPAICQELRQFLLTCVSQSSGHLASGLGVVELTTALHYVYQTPFDKIIWDVGHQAYPHKILTGRRDQMLSIRQKDGIHSFPYREESEYDVLTTGHSSTSISAALGIAISEQAKQSGQKVAAIIGDGALTAGMAFEAMNHAGHIKPDMLVIVNDNDMSISENTGALNQHLTQILSSKAYASFRESGKRVLSNIPPLKELFKKTEEHLKGLVTPAILFEELGFNYIGPIDGHDVENLVATLQRVRQLKGPQLLHVITQKGKGYEPAEKNPTLWHGVPKFDPIDGTFPLDKKIAPTYSQVFGEWLCEMAEKDKRLIAITPAMSEGSGMTEFAKRYPNQFYDVAIAEQHAVTLAAGFAISDFKPIVAIYSTFLQRAYDQVIHDIAIQNLPVLLAIDRAGIVGADGETHQGAFDLSFLRCVPNFVIMTPSDENECRQMLYTGYLHHGPVAVRYPRGEGTGVNLEPLKTIPLGQSKLCREGEKIALLNFGTLLPEVLQAADQINATVIDMRFVKPLDEKVLLQISQTHNILVTIEENSIKGGAGSGVGEFLLSKKIKCDILNIGLPDRFIPQGSQSEIRAEMGLNCEHIIDKINKFIN comes from the coding sequence ATAAAAATGAATTTAGATAATTATCCTCTTTTAAGACAGATTAATTCACCAGTCGATCTTAGACGTTATCCGCTTTCGCAATTGCCAGCAATTTGCCAAGAGCTTAGGCAATTTTTATTAACTTGTGTTAGCCAATCTAGTGGCCATTTAGCATCAGGGCTTGGCGTAGTTGAATTAACTACTGCTTTACATTATGTCTATCAAACCCCATTTGATAAAATTATTTGGGATGTCGGACACCAAGCTTATCCACATAAAATTTTAACGGGTCGTCGTGATCAGATGCTCTCTATTCGCCAAAAAGACGGTATACATTCTTTTCCATATCGAGAAGAAAGCGAATACGATGTATTAACAACTGGACATTCCTCAACATCAATCAGTGCAGCTCTGGGGATTGCTATTAGTGAACAAGCAAAACAATCAGGTCAAAAAGTTGCTGCCATTATTGGAGATGGTGCATTAACAGCAGGTATGGCATTTGAAGCAATGAATCATGCTGGTCATATCAAACCCGATATGTTAGTGATTGTAAATGATAATGATATGTCCATTTCTGAAAATACCGGAGCATTAAATCAGCATTTGACACAAATTTTATCAAGTAAAGCTTACGCATCTTTTCGAGAAAGTGGTAAACGAGTGCTTTCCAATATTCCGCCTTTAAAGGAACTATTCAAAAAAACTGAAGAACATTTAAAAGGTTTAGTCACCCCTGCCATTTTATTTGAAGAACTAGGTTTTAATTACATTGGTCCCATTGACGGACATGATGTCGAAAATTTAGTCGCAACGTTACAAAGAGTTAGGCAATTAAAAGGACCGCAATTATTGCATGTCATTACACAAAAAGGTAAAGGCTATGAGCCTGCTGAAAAGAATCCTACACTCTGGCATGGTGTACCAAAGTTTGATCCCATTGATGGAACATTTCCTTTAGATAAAAAAATAGCCCCCACCTATTCACAAGTTTTTGGTGAATGGCTGTGTGAAATGGCGGAAAAAGACAAACGATTGATAGCTATTACACCGGCAATGAGTGAAGGTTCTGGCATGACAGAATTTGCTAAACGCTATCCGAATCAATTTTATGATGTAGCTATTGCAGAACAACATGCGGTAACGTTAGCGGCAGGTTTTGCTATTAGTGACTTTAAACCGATTGTGGCAATCTATTCTACTTTTTTACAACGTGCTTATGATCAGGTTATTCATGATATTGCAATACAAAATCTACCAGTTCTATTGGCTATTGATCGGGCCGGCATCGTTGGTGCAGATGGCGAAACCCATCAAGGAGCCTTTGATTTAAGCTTTTTAAGATGTGTACCCAATTTTGTTATTATGACGCCGAGTGATGAGAATGAATGCCGACAAATGCTCTATACGGGTTACCTTCATCATGGACCAGTAGCTGTACGATATCCTAGAGGTGAAGGAACGGGTGTGAATTTAGAACCATTAAAAACAATACCGCTTGGACAATCTAAGCTATGTCGAGAAGGTGAAAAGATAGCTTTACTTAATTTTGGCACATTACTCCCCGAAGTTTTACAAGCAGCAGATCAAATTAATGCTACAGTTATAGATATGCGTTTTGTAAAACCATTAGATGAGAAAGTACTTTTGCAGATCAGCCAAACACATAATATACTAGTGACTATAGAAGAAAATAGTATCAAAGGCGGTGCGGGAAGTGGCGTCGGTGAATTTTTGTTATCGAAAAAAATAAAATGTGATATTTTAAATATTGGATTACCTGACAGATTTATTCCGCAAGGATCACAAAGTGAAATTCGTGCTGAAATGGGATTAAACTGTGAACATATTATCGATAAAATCAATAAATTTATAAATTAA